A window of Massilia sp. NR 4-1 genomic DNA:
GTTCGCGCGGAATGCCGGCCTGTTCGTACAGGGCGATCAGCTCGCGGCCCTTGGCGATATTGCCTTCGACGTCGAAGGACAGGCGGGCGTCGATTTCGGTCGAGACGCGGCCCGGGATCACCTCAAGGATTTCCTTGCCGAATGCAATCAGCAGGCGGTCGATGATGTCGCCGGTGGAGGCGTTCGGGTTGTCGCGGACGGCTTTCTGCAGCAGCGGCTTGTATTCGTCCTTCTGGACCGCTTTCAGGATCAGCGAGGGGTTGGTGGTGGCGTCGCGCGGGGTGTAAGCCTTGATCGACTGGAAATCGCCGGTGTCGGCAACGACGGTGGTGAATTGTTTGAGCTGTTCGAGTTGGTTCATGGCTGCGGCAAGGTTGAAGGGTCAAAGGCGGAAAGACTTATTGTACCCAATTGCCGGCCACGGCCGGTATTGCCCGCATCTGCGGTGTGGTGACTTTGTGTGAACATTTTCGCGCCGCGCCAGTCTAAATTGAGCCTATCTGCTCAGTAAGGGGGAAACATGTTGTCCCAGAGCTTGAACGGCAAGCTGGTGGAGGACTTGCGCGAGATGTTGCGCAGCTATGGCCGGCGCCGCTTTCCCGCCTTGCGCGAGGAGGTCGATGACCTGGTGGCGCAGACCCTGGCCGATGTCTGGCAATACCGGGAGGAGGGCAGCATGCAGGATGGAAGCGGGCCGGAGGACGCTTGGCGCAAGCTGGCGCACACGGTGTTCCGCCGTCGCGCCGCCGATCTGTTTCGCCGCAAGGCGCGCCAGGAGGTGTTCAGCCTGGAAGATTTGCCCGAGGCGGAACAGATCGAGGGTGCCGCGCCGGAGCGCAGCCGTGCCCTGCTGTATCAGCGCATGTTGCGCATCTGCCTGCGCCAGCTGGCTGAGGCCAGCCGCGAGGACCGCCTGCTGTTGACGCGGGCTACGGGATTGGGACGCAGCGGCGAGGCGGCGGAGGGCACGCCCGGCACGGGAGCCATGACGGCACGCGAGCGCCAGCGCTTGCGCCGTTTGCGGCAGGCGCTGGCCGAGGCGATCCGGCGCGACTTGGGAGAGGATGCGCGGCAATTGCTGCGCAGCGATTTTTAGAAAGGATGGATCATGGCTATCTCCGGCGGAGAGCAGGACGGTGAGACCGACTATGAAGCCTTTTTGCACATCGTCCATCTTTCCGATATGCACTATCGGGATGAAAGCGGCGCCAGCGATTTGCGCATGGAGCGCGGCGCGCGCAAGATCTCGGGCTATTTGCAGCGTAGCGGCGCCCAGCGCCTGAGCGAATGGATGCTGCGCAAATGGCACCAGGGGACGGCGGGGCAGGACAGCACGGCCCATGAACGGCTCTGTACCTTCCTCACGCAGTTTGCGGACAATCCCCAGTTTGCCGGCGTGGAAACCTGGCTGCTGGATACGGGGGATCTGAGTTCCTTGGGCGATCTCGGCTCGCTGCAAAACGCGGTGGCTTGCTTGAAGGAGTATCAGGACATCCTGGGCGCCAGCAAGCTGCTGACCTTATACGGCAACCACGATGCCTGGCCCGGCAAGTTTCCGCTGCGCGCCAGCCGCAAGGAGCTGCATGCGCACCGCACCCAGGTGCGCTCGACCAAATTGTTTCCGCCCAGCTGGCCGATGATGCCGCTGAGCATAGCGATTCCCCATTGCCAGTCGCGCCTGCTGCTGCAGGGCGTGAGCAGTGTGATCGATGACCGCTGGCTGAATGCGCGCGCGCTGGGACGCGTGGGCATCGATCCCAACTGGCTGCCGGCGCGCGAAGGCGTGCACCAAATGCGCAAGCTGGCGGCTGATGCCGAGCAGCGCTGGCATGCCGATGGCCGCACGCGCGATTTCCGCATTCTGGCCGTGCACCATCCGATCCACTATCCGCCGCCGCGGCCCGCCTGGACCATGCACATGAAAAACGATGCCGATGTGGCCGATGCCTTGGCCGCGTTCGGCCAGAAGGGCCGGGGCAAGCTGGCCCATCTGGTGCTGAGCGGACATACGCATGAGACTTACCCGGCCTGGGGCGAGCTGCCGACCCAGGTCGCGGCCCATGTCTATCCGCCGCTGGCGGCCGGCCAGGTACAGCTGGTGGCGGGTTCGCAGGCACAGGCCACCTATACCGAGGGCGGCAAGCTGAAAAAGCGCGAGCTAGCCTTGCCGCAGGAATTCCAGATCCTGACCTTCTTCGCCGCGCCGCGCAATGCGCATCGGCAATTAGTCATCGAGCGGCGCGTGGTGCGCCGCACGAATAATAATGGGCCTTACGATTTGATGAAATCGGCGGATGGCGAGGTCGAGGCCATCACCCTGAGTTATTGAGCCTAGCGGTTGCCGTGGTGGGCCAGTCCCGCCGAACGGGCGAAAAAGGCTTGGCGCGCCGCGCGCTGGCTCTGCTGGTTCAAGGACGGGGCGGCACGGCCCTGGTGACGCTGCTGCGCCAGTTCGTGCGCGCGCGCCAGCAGGCGGTGGGCCTGGTGGGTGTCCAGATAGAAGCGCGAGCAAGCCAGTTCCAGCGCATGGCGCCGGCTGCTGTGGCTGTCATCGGCGAAGTCTTCCAGCAGGCGCTGGCAGGCCGCCTGCCGCCCGCTGTAGGTGTCGGCCAGATCGGCCCAGAAAGCAGCCACGGTATGGGCCAGATCGTGGCCGCGTGCCTGCAGCCAGGGTTCGTCGTTGAGCGGCTCATCGCTGGCGTCGGCCGTCTGCAGCTGCTGGCTGAGCTGGCAGCCCAGCTGGCGCAATTCGGCATCGAGTTCCGCCTCGTCGCCCAGCTCCTCGAGCAGGTCGCGCAGGATGTCGTTGGCCTCTTCGGCCAGCGTGTCGGCGCTTTCCGTGGCGGTCAGATAATGGACAGTGGATTTGAACAGGGTATACGTTTCGGGGGAAAGGTCGGCGCTTAAGGCGATTACCCAAGAGTTCCGCTCGGTAATTTGAGCCGGTGTGGAGCTCATGCCCTCAGGAATGTAGTTGCGTTTCATCTCGTTGGCCTTTCAAGCTATAGAGTTGCATGATGGTTCTCCTTTTGAAGCGGGTCGCCTCCGTTTTTCCGGAGTACCTAGCTATATCGCTGGCGCGCTGAAAACGTGACAAAAAATTTTATAACAGCCGTGCCCCCGCGCCTTGCGCTCCCAATTCGTCGTGCGGATTGCGCAAACGGCAATTTTCCACCGAGA
This region includes:
- a CDS encoding sigma-70 family RNA polymerase sigma factor, with amino-acid sequence MLSQSLNGKLVEDLREMLRSYGRRRFPALREEVDDLVAQTLADVWQYREEGSMQDGSGPEDAWRKLAHTVFRRRAADLFRRKARQEVFSLEDLPEAEQIEGAAPERSRALLYQRMLRICLRQLAEASREDRLLLTRATGLGRSGEAAEGTPGTGAMTARERQRLRRLRQALAEAIRRDLGEDARQLLRSDF
- a CDS encoding metallophosphoesterase; this encodes MAISGGEQDGETDYEAFLHIVHLSDMHYRDESGASDLRMERGARKISGYLQRSGAQRLSEWMLRKWHQGTAGQDSTAHERLCTFLTQFADNPQFAGVETWLLDTGDLSSLGDLGSLQNAVACLKEYQDILGASKLLTLYGNHDAWPGKFPLRASRKELHAHRTQVRSTKLFPPSWPMMPLSIAIPHCQSRLLLQGVSSVIDDRWLNARALGRVGIDPNWLPAREGVHQMRKLAADAEQRWHADGRTRDFRILAVHHPIHYPPPRPAWTMHMKNDADVADALAAFGQKGRGKLAHLVLSGHTHETYPAWGELPTQVAAHVYPPLAAGQVQLVAGSQAQATYTEGGKLKKRELALPQEFQILTFFAAPRNAHRQLVIERRVVRRTNNNGPYDLMKSADGEVEAITLSY